DNA from Granulicella arctica:
TCAGCAACAAATTGATGATGATCGAGTGCGGAGGCCATGTGGATTGGCACGGGAGAGAGGATGGCCTTTTCAGCCTCGTCGATTGTGGATGGTTCGCGCATCATGGCACCGTGGGCCATCACCATGCCGCCTCCGTGGTCCATTGAAGCAAACATCTTCAGATCCTCCGGCTTCTGAGAGCGTAGACCGAGAAGATAGGCCGTGCTATCGATGACCGAACTATGCGAACTCACAAACAATGGTACGGCGACAATCTCCGTGACCCCGCGAGCCACAAGGCGATTGATGGCTGTCTGCATGGTCGATCTGGTTGCCATGCCGAAGGCAACTTCCGTAGGCATGGTGAGATCAACCTGATCGGCAACATGCCGCACTTCTTCGTTCCACTCCTGGGCGCTGCCTCCGTGCGCGAGTAGAAGCACACCCTCTCGCGGCTCCTTGTGCTGCGCTTGCGTTGAAGCGGAGTTTGAACTCTGAGCTAGCCCCATACTCGGCAGGCAGACAAGAACCATTAGCTTCAACAGAATCTTCTTCATCGTTTCTCCCAATATCAGTGTGTGATGTTGCTGTGTCGCGGTTTCAGACTCGTTGAGGTTTTGATTGAGTTCACCTGCCGCAGCGACCACTGGGAGCGATTCCATCCCGTGACGGATAAGGCCGGCCGTTTGGGCGAAGA
Protein-coding regions in this window:
- a CDS encoding sirohydrochlorin chelatase, with translation MKKILLKLMVLVCLPSMGLAQSSNSASTQAQHKEPREGVLLLAHGGSAQEWNEEVRHVADQVDLTMPTEVAFGMATRSTMQTAINRLVARGVTEIVAVPLFVSSHSSVIDSTAYLLGLRSQKPEDLKMFASMDHGGGMVMAHGAMMREPSTIDEAEKAILSPVPIHMASALDHHQFVADILRDRASSISRDPANEVVILVAHGPVPDDENKLWLNDMGLLAEQIGKQTQYAGIEYLTLRDDAEEPVRNAATQLLREKAEQITKEGKTVLIVPLLLSYGGIEDGLRKRLSGISYRMPAQALLPDERIVSWVIDTASNKATNSAVTAAQR